One stretch of Candidatus Sulfotelmatobacter sp. DNA includes these proteins:
- a CDS encoding cation diffusion facilitator family transporter, whose protein sequence is MHGHSHGTGGATTTRVLKTSLGVTLAYIVLLVVAGIRAHSLALLSEAGHNLSDFLALLLSLVAVYFQARPASATKTYGYHRAGVLAALVNATSLVAVSFFIFYEAFRRVQHPQPVQATVMMWVAAAGVVMNGAIALLLYRSARSGASSGDVNIRSALLHEVGDTLSTAAVIAGGWAILATGQYWIDSALSFGIGVLILWSGFGIVRETLNILLEGTPRGMQLDKIAASICSVEGVNDVHDLHVWSIGSESHALSCHVSIADIPPSVSERILRDVKERLTHDFRIVHTTIQFEHAVCEVAHGCVIPVSESQEHHHSH, encoded by the coding sequence ATGCACGGGCACAGTCATGGCACAGGTGGCGCGACCACGACCCGAGTTCTGAAGACCTCGCTGGGTGTGACCCTGGCCTACATCGTGCTGCTGGTCGTGGCCGGCATCCGCGCCCATTCCCTGGCGCTGCTCTCCGAAGCCGGTCATAATCTTTCCGACTTTCTGGCCCTGCTGCTCTCGCTGGTTGCGGTCTATTTTCAGGCGCGTCCGGCCAGCGCCACCAAGACCTATGGATATCATCGCGCCGGCGTGCTCGCTGCGCTGGTCAACGCTACCTCGCTGGTCGCGGTTTCCTTCTTCATCTTCTACGAAGCCTTCCGGCGCGTGCAGCATCCCCAACCCGTGCAGGCCACCGTCATGATGTGGGTTGCAGCCGCCGGCGTAGTGATGAATGGCGCAATCGCGCTCCTGCTTTATCGCTCGGCTCGAAGCGGAGCCTCCAGCGGTGACGTCAACATTCGCAGCGCTTTGCTGCATGAAGTCGGCGACACACTATCAACCGCCGCCGTCATCGCCGGCGGCTGGGCGATTTTAGCCACCGGGCAATATTGGATCGATTCTGCTCTCTCCTTCGGTATCGGCGTCCTGATCCTCTGGTCGGGCTTTGGCATCGTGCGCGAGACGCTCAACATCCTGCTCGAAGGCACGCCCCGCGGCATGCAACTGGATAAAATCGCAGCCTCGATCTGTTCGGTCGAAGGCGTCAATGACGTTCACGACCTGCACGTCTGGAGCATCGGCTCGGAATCCCACGCGCTCTCCTGCCACGTATCGATCGCTGACATTCCACCGTCGGTCAGCGAGCGCATTCTGCGCGACGTGAAAGAACGCCTCACTCACGATTTCCGCATCGTCCACACCACCATCCAGTTCGAGCACGCCGTCTGCGAAGTGGCCCACGGTTGCGTGATCCCGGTAAGCGAGAGCCAGGAGCACCACCATAGCCATTAA
- a CDS encoding chemotaxis protein CheA: MDEIVKDFLIESGENLDRLDQELVKLESEPSSKELLDSVFRTIHTIKGTCGFLGFTRLEKLTHAGENLLSRLRDGEIGLNAKVTSGLLAMVDGVRQMLAAIQDSGHDGEENYAPLIAALGRLQVEQAVGAMPEADAARVTAGDNSGEIRILPAGEPDCRLGPQESTERPGQIAARGPIAPVVVEPAVSGQQAPESRNPEPGNPESGNSESRNPESGNPESSVETIRVAVTLLDRLMNLVGELVLARNQLLQLSGRSQDAGFQAVAQRMNLIATELQGEVMKTRMQPIGNIWNKFPRTVRDLALSCGKEVRLEMEGQDTELDRTIIEAIKDPLTHLVRNSVDHGVECAAVRRRAGKDAAGLLKLRAFHEGGQVNIEISDDGAGLDVDRIRQKAIERGLIPKPAASNQTSAQASAQASAQVSGMAERDVFNLIFLPGFSTAEKVSNVSGRGVGMDVVKTNVEKIGGTVDIQSTPGRGTSVRVKIPLTLAIIPALIVTCGGERFAIPQVSLSELVRLDAEERETKIELVHGAPVYRLRGRLLPLVYLDRELGIGQGEQEASSPAAINIVVLQAEEQQFGLIVDEITDTEEIVVKPLGKQLKGISAYAGATIMGDGRVALILDVPGLAQKARVIAEGQEFGHDEGRCGAAAQAFREEHALLLAGNGIEGRVAIPLSMVARLEEFPKSVVELAAAQEVMQYRGQIVPLVRLSQIFPSSSEAEMQEPDRSIQVVVYSEGKHTVGLIVDRIIDIVEERAMVESLTPRAGIVGSFVTQRHVTDLLDLPAIVRAAVPGLLDGLDSQAGGI; the protein is encoded by the coding sequence ATGGACGAGATCGTTAAGGATTTTCTTATCGAGAGCGGCGAGAACCTGGACCGACTGGATCAGGAACTGGTGAAACTGGAGAGCGAGCCCTCGTCCAAGGAATTGTTAGACAGCGTCTTCCGGACGATTCATACCATTAAGGGGACGTGCGGTTTTCTGGGCTTTACCCGGCTGGAAAAGCTGACGCACGCGGGCGAGAACCTGTTGTCACGGCTGCGCGACGGCGAAATCGGGCTGAATGCGAAAGTCACCAGTGGTTTGCTGGCCATGGTCGACGGAGTGCGGCAAATGCTAGCCGCTATTCAGGATTCGGGCCATGACGGCGAGGAAAATTATGCGCCACTGATCGCAGCACTGGGACGCTTGCAAGTCGAGCAGGCTGTTGGAGCAATGCCCGAAGCGGACGCAGCCCGCGTGACTGCCGGCGACAACTCGGGTGAGATTCGCATCCTTCCGGCGGGGGAGCCCGATTGCAGGCTTGGTCCTCAAGAGTCGACGGAGCGGCCTGGCCAAATCGCGGCGCGGGGACCGATTGCACCGGTCGTGGTGGAACCCGCTGTGTCGGGGCAGCAAGCGCCGGAAAGCCGCAATCCTGAGCCCGGCAATCCTGAGTCCGGCAATTCTGAGTCGCGCAATCCTGAGTCCGGCAATCCTGAGTCTTCGGTCGAAACCATCCGCGTTGCAGTTACGCTGCTCGACCGGCTGATGAATCTGGTGGGCGAGCTGGTGCTGGCGCGGAACCAGTTGCTGCAACTCTCCGGCCGTTCGCAGGATGCCGGATTTCAGGCGGTCGCCCAGCGGATGAATCTGATCGCCACGGAGTTGCAGGGGGAAGTGATGAAGACCCGCATGCAGCCGATTGGCAATATCTGGAACAAGTTTCCGCGCACGGTTCGCGATCTTGCGCTCAGTTGCGGCAAGGAAGTCCGGCTCGAAATGGAGGGGCAGGACACGGAACTGGACCGAACCATCATTGAAGCGATCAAGGATCCTCTGACGCACCTGGTGCGCAATTCCGTGGATCACGGCGTGGAATGCGCGGCGGTGCGCCGGCGCGCGGGTAAGGACGCCGCTGGTCTGCTCAAGTTGCGGGCGTTTCACGAGGGCGGGCAGGTCAATATCGAGATCAGCGACGACGGCGCCGGTCTCGATGTGGACCGCATCCGGCAGAAGGCCATCGAGCGCGGACTCATTCCGAAGCCAGCCGCGTCGAACCAGACTTCGGCGCAGGCTTCGGCGCAGGCTTCGGCGCAGGTCTCGGGCATGGCCGAGCGGGACGTTTTCAATCTGATTTTCCTTCCCGGATTCTCGACCGCCGAAAAAGTCAGCAACGTGTCTGGTCGCGGAGTGGGCATGGATGTGGTGAAAACGAACGTCGAGAAAATCGGCGGCACGGTCGACATTCAGTCGACTCCGGGGCGGGGCACTTCCGTGCGGGTGAAAATTCCGCTGACCCTGGCCATTATTCCAGCGCTGATCGTGACTTGCGGCGGCGAACGGTTCGCCATTCCGCAAGTCAGCTTGTCGGAACTGGTGCGGCTGGACGCGGAGGAGCGGGAAACAAAAATCGAACTAGTTCATGGCGCGCCGGTGTACCGGCTGCGGGGACGTTTATTGCCGCTGGTGTATCTGGATCGGGAACTCGGAATTGGCCAGGGCGAGCAAGAAGCCAGTTCTCCCGCCGCCATCAACATCGTCGTGTTACAGGCGGAGGAGCAGCAGTTCGGCCTGATCGTGGACGAAATTACCGACACCGAGGAAATCGTGGTCAAGCCGCTGGGCAAGCAACTCAAGGGCATCAGCGCATACGCGGGCGCGACCATTATGGGGGACGGGCGAGTCGCGTTAATTCTCGATGTGCCGGGACTGGCGCAGAAGGCGCGGGTGATCGCCGAAGGACAGGAATTCGGTCATGATGAAGGGCGCTGCGGAGCCGCCGCCCAAGCCTTCCGCGAAGAACATGCTCTGTTGCTGGCCGGGAATGGAATCGAGGGGAGGGTAGCGATTCCACTTTCGATGGTAGCGCGGCTCGAGGAATTTCCCAAGTCGGTGGTGGAACTCGCCGCCGCTCAGGAAGTGATGCAGTATCGCGGACAGATCGTACCGCTGGTGCGCCTGTCCCAGATCTTCCCCAGTTCGAGCGAGGCGGAGATGCAGGAGCCGGATCGTTCCATTCAGGTTGTGGTTTATTCGGAGGGCAAACATACGGTCGGCCTGATCGTGGATCGCATCATCGACATCGTGGAAGAGCGGGCCATGGTTGAGTCGCTCACTCCGCGCGCTGGAATTGTGGGCTCGTTCGTGACTCAGCGCCACGTGACCGATCTGCTGGACCTGCCCGCGATCGTGCGCGCCGCTGTTCCCGGATTACTGGATGGACTTGATTCGCAGGCGGGCGGAATATAG
- a CDS encoding chemotaxis protein CheW, translating into MALQPVYTLSQPFCTLQFCTFLLNGYLFGVPVPEVQEVIRYQPITPVPLAPPAVVGMINLRGQIVLAIDLRHRLALEKRCEGELPMNVVVRTPDGAVSLLVDEIGDVIEVDHSTFEAPPETLRGAVRAMILGVHKLDHRLLHLLDTGKACQVPDAGDSPVNDHL; encoded by the coding sequence TTGGCGTTGCAACCTGTCTACACATTGTCGCAACCGTTCTGCACGTTACAGTTCTGCACCTTCCTGCTGAACGGATATTTATTCGGAGTGCCCGTGCCCGAGGTGCAGGAAGTGATCCGGTATCAGCCGATAACGCCGGTGCCGCTGGCGCCTCCGGCCGTGGTAGGCATGATCAACCTGCGGGGACAGATCGTGCTCGCCATCGATCTGCGGCACAGGCTGGCGCTGGAGAAACGTTGCGAGGGTGAACTGCCCATGAACGTGGTCGTGCGCACGCCGGATGGCGCCGTCAGCCTGCTGGTGGATGAGATCGGGGATGTGATTGAAGTCGACCACTCGACCTTCGAAGCTCCCCCGGAAACGCTGCGCGGCGCGGTGCGCGCGATGATTCTTGGGGTGCACAAACTGGATCACCGGCTGCTGCATTTACTCGACACCGGGAAAGCCTGCCAGGTACCCGACGCGGGCGACAGCCCGGTGAATGACCACCTCTAG
- a CDS encoding methyl-accepting chemotaxis protein encodes MRFTLGKKLGLGFGAVLGLMVLSTALSYYKLTWIMAICELVALIVGIGMALHLGRRISRTTQSLVNQAEAIAAGDLSQIDLEVPGEDELGELTKAINKVNHSLRSMILAIAENAQHVASASQQLSTSSQQISANSEGTSAQANIVSEATQQVSQNLKSLSHGATEMTSTIQSIAANAHEAATVASGAMQTAEAANSTVGKLGASSAEIGEVIKVITSIAQQTNLLALNATIEAARAGEAGKGFAVVANEVKELAKQTAKATEDISRKITAIQTDTKGAVEAIGSITTVIGMVNDISATIATAVEEQSATTTEMTRNVADAAKGSEEITRNIEGVAHGAQSTSGSAQESQQAANELLEMAEQLRRLVSQFKINGGRSYRAQAAFKSMAASAGK; translated from the coding sequence ATGCGATTTACACTCGGCAAGAAACTTGGTTTGGGTTTTGGGGCGGTGCTCGGGTTGATGGTCTTGAGCACGGCGCTCAGCTACTACAAGCTGACCTGGATCATGGCCATATGCGAACTGGTCGCGCTCATCGTTGGTATCGGGATGGCGCTCCATCTGGGCCGTCGCATTTCCCGGACGACGCAATCGCTGGTGAACCAGGCGGAGGCCATTGCGGCGGGCGACCTGAGCCAGATCGATCTGGAAGTGCCTGGCGAAGACGAACTGGGAGAGCTGACCAAGGCCATCAACAAAGTGAACCACAGCCTGAGAAGCATGATCCTCGCTATCGCGGAGAATGCCCAGCACGTGGCTTCGGCCAGCCAACAACTCTCCACGAGCAGCCAGCAGATATCGGCTAACTCGGAGGGAACGTCAGCTCAAGCCAATATAGTGTCCGAGGCGACCCAGCAGGTGAGCCAGAATCTGAAGAGTCTGTCGCATGGCGCCACGGAAATGACATCGACCATCCAGTCGATCGCCGCCAATGCGCATGAAGCGGCTACGGTGGCTTCCGGCGCCATGCAGACTGCGGAGGCCGCTAATTCCACGGTGGGAAAACTGGGCGCCTCCAGCGCGGAGATTGGGGAAGTGATTAAAGTCATCACCTCGATCGCGCAGCAAACCAACCTGCTGGCGCTCAATGCCACCATCGAAGCGGCGCGCGCAGGCGAGGCGGGAAAAGGTTTCGCGGTGGTAGCCAACGAGGTAAAAGAGTTGGCCAAGCAGACGGCCAAAGCGACGGAGGACATCAGTCGCAAAATTACCGCCATTCAAACCGATACCAAGGGTGCGGTGGAGGCGATCGGCTCGATCACCACCGTCATCGGCATGGTCAATGACATATCGGCGACGATTGCAACGGCCGTTGAAGAGCAGAGCGCGACCACTACCGAGATGACGCGGAACGTGGCCGATGCGGCCAAAGGATCGGAGGAGATCACGCGCAACATCGAGGGCGTGGCGCACGGGGCTCAAAGCACCTCTGGTAGTGCGCAGGAGTCGCAGCAGGCTGCCAACGAACTCCTGGAGATGGCGGAACAACTGCGCCGTCTGGTTTCGCAATTCAAGATCAACGGCGGCCGCAGCTACCGCGCTCAAGCCGCCTTCAAGAGCATGGCCGCGTCCGCGGGAAAGTAA
- a CDS encoding HD domain-containing phosphohydrolase: MAGCPSGQRVFTRMMTGVTSAPIALPAHSRSWRSLSLPAKLFISVVVIAGLATLILGGVHQTSKNIAEFICYLCIAILASRLKVNLPGITGTLSVNFLFILIGILELSYSETLILGAVSMLAQCLYPERPKAIQVTFNVCAGSLSTALAYVVYHHPLTNRLLPNHPLLLVLAAIVYFIANAGSIATVISLTERRPLIRILVDCYFWSFPYYLVGAGIAGSVAWLNHTFNWETSLLLVPAVYVIYRSYRLYLGKLEDEKRHVEDMANLHLRTIEALAMAIEAKDHTTHEHLQRVRVYAIEVAKELGVTGPELEALHAAALLHDIGKLAVPEHIISKPGRLTPEEFEKMKIHTLVGAEILERVRFPYPVVPIVRAHHEKWDGSGYPMGLKGAEIPIGARILSAVDYLDALASDRQYRRALPMREVIQKLAAESGKSFDPRVVDVLQKRYQYLERLAVAKSAQDPNGPLSTSIKIERGHEPAAGFENATNVPDYAGGETTFLSSIAAARQEAQSLFELSQDLGASLSLTETLSVFSVKLKPMVPYDAIAIYIKRDAELIPEYVNGDNYRLFSSLRIPIGDGLSGWVAHNRKPIINGNPSVEPGYLNDPSKFSTLRSALAVPLEGIAGVIGVLALYRADRDAFSTDHLRILLAVSGKMALSIENALKYQQAESSATTDYLTGLPNARSLFLQLDRDLARCKRDDSTLTVMVSDMDGFKQINDRFGHLEGNRVLRLFAQALKDSCREYDYVARMGGDEFVVIAPGLTPEAASKKAEQMRALARQAGSEVCGEDILSLSVGRALYPEDGKDAEQLLTQADRRMYLEKQKELSYKDRRSHPRLKCRVTIEMQTEAGKTPVFANVTDLSMGGCFVETSTILPPGSKIKLGFSMDDAGLSAEGVVLRLDPGSGIAVQFREVNREGRERMFKILEFVQKTTTYFNNRYIDSLTKKI; this comes from the coding sequence GTGGCTGGCTGTCCCTCGGGCCAGCGTGTGTTTACTCGCATGATGACTGGCGTCACCAGCGCTCCCATAGCTCTGCCCGCGCACTCGCGCTCGTGGAGATCTCTGTCTCTACCGGCCAAGCTGTTCATCAGTGTCGTAGTGATCGCCGGACTGGCCACGCTGATTCTCGGCGGCGTTCACCAGACCAGTAAGAACATCGCGGAGTTCATCTGCTACCTGTGCATCGCCATCCTGGCCTCGCGGCTCAAGGTGAATCTGCCCGGCATCACGGGCACGCTGTCGGTAAATTTTCTTTTCATCCTCATCGGCATCCTGGAACTCAGCTATAGCGAGACGCTGATTCTGGGCGCCGTCTCGATGCTGGCCCAATGCCTTTATCCCGAGCGCCCCAAAGCGATTCAGGTGACGTTCAATGTGTGCGCGGGCTCGCTTTCAACGGCGCTGGCCTACGTCGTCTATCACCATCCTCTGACAAACCGGCTTCTGCCGAATCATCCACTCTTGCTGGTGCTGGCCGCGATCGTTTATTTCATCGCCAACGCCGGCTCCATCGCGACAGTCATCTCGCTGACCGAGCGCCGGCCGCTCATCCGAATTCTGGTGGACTGTTATTTCTGGTCGTTCCCCTACTATCTGGTCGGAGCTGGAATCGCCGGCTCGGTGGCCTGGCTGAATCACACCTTCAACTGGGAAACCTCGCTGCTGCTGGTGCCCGCCGTTTACGTCATCTACCGCTCGTATCGCCTTTATCTCGGCAAACTGGAAGACGAGAAGCGCCACGTCGAGGACATGGCAAACCTGCATCTGCGGACGATCGAAGCCCTGGCCATGGCCATCGAAGCCAAAGACCACACTACGCACGAGCACCTCCAGCGCGTCCGCGTCTACGCCATTGAAGTGGCCAAGGAGTTGGGCGTGACCGGCCCTGAACTCGAGGCGCTCCACGCGGCCGCTCTGCTGCACGACATTGGAAAGCTGGCGGTACCCGAGCACATCATCTCAAAGCCGGGCCGCCTCACGCCGGAAGAATTCGAGAAGATGAAAATTCACACGCTCGTCGGCGCCGAGATTCTTGAGCGCGTGCGCTTCCCGTATCCGGTGGTGCCGATCGTCCGCGCTCACCACGAAAAGTGGGACGGCTCCGGCTACCCCATGGGACTAAAGGGCGCGGAAATCCCTATCGGCGCCCGCATCCTTTCGGCCGTAGATTATCTCGACGCTCTGGCTTCAGACCGGCAATACCGCCGCGCTCTGCCCATGCGCGAAGTCATACAGAAACTCGCGGCCGAATCCGGAAAGTCGTTTGATCCGCGTGTGGTCGACGTTCTGCAAAAACGCTATCAATATCTGGAGCGGTTGGCTGTAGCCAAATCGGCGCAGGATCCCAACGGCCCGCTCTCCACTTCGATCAAGATCGAGCGCGGGCACGAACCGGCAGCGGGATTTGAGAACGCCACCAATGTCCCGGATTACGCGGGAGGTGAAACGACTTTCCTATCCTCCATCGCCGCCGCCAGGCAAGAAGCGCAATCGCTCTTCGAACTAAGCCAGGACCTCGGCGCATCGCTCAGCCTGACCGAGACGCTCTCGGTCTTCTCGGTGAAACTCAAGCCCATGGTTCCCTATGACGCGATCGCGATCTACATCAAACGCGACGCCGAACTCATTCCCGAGTACGTAAACGGCGACAACTATCGCCTCTTTTCCTCGCTGCGAATCCCCATCGGCGACGGCCTCTCGGGCTGGGTGGCGCACAACCGCAAGCCGATCATCAACGGCAACCCGTCGGTCGAACCGGGATACCTGAACGATCCTTCAAAATTCAGCACGCTCCGTTCGGCGCTGGCCGTGCCCCTGGAGGGCATCGCCGGAGTCATCGGCGTGCTCGCGCTGTATCGCGCCGACCGTGACGCCTTCTCCACCGACCATCTGCGTATTCTGCTCGCGGTCAGCGGCAAGATGGCCTTGTCGATCGAGAACGCTCTCAAGTATCAGCAGGCGGAAAGCTCCGCCACCACCGACTACCTTACCGGCCTGCCCAACGCGCGTTCGCTCTTTCTGCAACTGGATCGTGACCTCGCCCGCTGCAAGCGCGACGACTCCACGCTGACCGTAATGGTCTCCGACATGGACGGCTTCAAGCAGATCAACGACCGCTTCGGCCATCTGGAGGGCAACCGCGTATTACGTCTGTTCGCCCAGGCCCTCAAAGATAGCTGCCGCGAATATGACTACGTCGCCCGCATGGGCGGAGACGAATTCGTCGTGATCGCGCCCGGGCTCACCCCCGAGGCCGCGAGTAAAAAAGCGGAGCAAATGCGCGCCTTGGCCCGCCAGGCGGGAAGCGAAGTCTGCGGCGAAGATATTCTCTCGCTCAGTGTCGGGCGCGCGCTGTATCCCGAAGACGGCAAAGACGCCGAGCAACTGCTCACTCAAGCCGACCGCCGCATGTACCTTGAAAAACAGAAAGAGCTTTCCTATAAAGACCGCCGTTCCCATCCCCGCCTGAAGTGCCGGGTCACTATCGAAATGCAAACCGAAGCTGGAAAAACTCCTGTATTCGCCAATGTCACCGACCTCAGCATGGGAGGCTGTTTCGTGGAAACCAGCACCATCCTTCCGCCGGGCAGCAAAATCAAGCTGGGATTCTCCATGGACGACGCTGGTTTGTCGGCGGAAGGTGTGGTGCTGCGACTGGATCCAGGTTCCGGCATTGCCGTCCAGTTCCGCGAAGTGAATCGCGAAGGCCGCGAACGCATGTTCAAAATTCTCGAGTTCGTCCAGAAAACAACCACATACTTCAACAACCGCTACATCGACAGCCTGACCAAGAAAATCTAA
- the ilvN gene encoding acetolactate synthase small subunit: MLNTYVVYVENKPGVLTRVASLFRRRAFNIDSLTVGRTEKPEVSRMTITVDADHDQARRIEANLYKLVNVLLVENITNQPAIIRDLAMIKVAATHDARSHVLELASVFRARVVDVAPDSLTIEITGAEDKIDGLLEVLRPYGVLEMVRTGIVAMRRGKSSTTAATTSTGADVTEEDVSHSV; this comes from the coding sequence ATGCTAAACACTTACGTAGTCTACGTAGAAAATAAACCAGGCGTCCTGACCCGCGTGGCCTCGCTGTTTCGCCGTCGCGCTTTCAATATCGATTCGCTCACAGTTGGCCGCACCGAGAAGCCCGAAGTCTCGCGCATGACCATCACCGTCGACGCCGACCACGATCAGGCGCGCCGCATCGAGGCCAATCTCTACAAGCTCGTCAACGTGCTGCTCGTGGAAAACATCACCAACCAGCCGGCGATCATCCGCGACCTGGCGATGATCAAAGTCGCGGCCACGCACGATGCGCGCTCGCACGTGCTGGAACTGGCCAGCGTCTTTCGCGCCCGCGTCGTCGACGTAGCCCCCGACTCGCTGACCATCGAAATCACCGGAGCCGAAGACAAAATCGACGGCCTGCTCGAAGTCCTGCGTCCCTACGGCGTTCTCGAGATGGTCCGCACCGGAATCGTAGCCATGCGCCGCGGCAAGTCCTCGACCACCGCCGCCACGACGAGCACAGGCGCAGACGTAACCGAAGAAGACGTTTCGCACTCCGTGTGA
- the ilvB gene encoding biosynthetic-type acetolactate synthase large subunit, translating into MTTKNMTGASILWECLEREGVTTVFGYPGGAILPAYDALKGSKIHHILVRHEQGATHMADGYARASGKVGVAVATSGPGATNMVTGIATAMLDSSPIVCITGQVGSKLIGSDAFQETDITGVTLPITKHNYLVTHASEVARTVREAFYVARSGRPGPVLIDITKDAQQTTAEFDWDAAKPQLPGYRPDLSPEKKEYEQALELIHNSKRPVILAGHGIIISGAMNEVRDFAERTGIPVALTLLGLGAFPASHPLNLGMMGMHGEAWVNHTIQEADLLLAFGMRFDDRVTGNLKTYASNAKKIHIEIDPAEINKNVKVDVPLVGDLREVLHELLPHVESIDRSEWLDSIDKLKGDAAVRDIQNLPDSGHLYAAHVINDLWRETRDVETVVVTDVGQHQMWEAQYYKHEKARSLITSGGLGTMGFALPAAIGAKVARPEAEVWVVVGDGGFQMTLCELATIVQEKLKVNIAIINNGFLGMVRQWQEFFYERNYAATPLLNPDFAKLGEAYGIKSMTVSGRSQVVPSVHQAQQHDGPVLINFRVEQEDTVYPMVAAGASLHEMIRRPSKIVETAGDE; encoded by the coding sequence ATGACCACCAAGAATATGACCGGCGCCAGCATCCTCTGGGAGTGCCTGGAACGCGAAGGCGTGACCACGGTTTTCGGCTATCCCGGCGGAGCCATTCTTCCCGCCTACGACGCGCTCAAGGGCAGCAAGATCCATCACATCCTGGTGCGCCATGAGCAAGGCGCGACCCATATGGCTGACGGCTACGCGCGCGCCAGCGGCAAAGTCGGAGTCGCCGTCGCCACTTCCGGCCCGGGCGCAACCAACATGGTCACGGGAATCGCCACCGCCATGCTTGATTCATCGCCTATCGTCTGCATTACTGGACAAGTCGGCAGCAAGTTGATCGGCTCCGACGCCTTCCAGGAAACAGATATCACCGGCGTAACGCTTCCGATCACCAAGCACAACTATCTGGTAACGCATGCGAGCGAAGTGGCGCGTACCGTTCGCGAAGCTTTTTATGTGGCTCGCTCCGGCAGGCCCGGCCCTGTGCTGATCGACATCACCAAAGATGCGCAGCAGACCACCGCCGAATTCGACTGGGATGCCGCCAAGCCGCAACTGCCGGGATATCGCCCCGACCTGTCGCCCGAAAAGAAGGAGTATGAACAGGCCCTCGAGTTAATTCACAACTCCAAGCGCCCCGTAATTCTAGCCGGTCATGGCATCATCATTTCCGGAGCGATGAATGAGGTTCGCGACTTTGCCGAGCGTACCGGCATTCCTGTAGCACTAACGCTGCTCGGGTTGGGAGCGTTCCCGGCCTCGCATCCGCTGAACCTCGGCATGATGGGCATGCACGGCGAGGCTTGGGTCAACCATACGATTCAGGAAGCCGACTTGCTTCTCGCCTTCGGCATGCGCTTCGACGATCGCGTCACCGGCAATTTGAAAACCTACGCCTCGAACGCGAAAAAGATTCACATCGAGATCGACCCGGCGGAAATAAATAAAAACGTCAAAGTGGATGTCCCCCTGGTCGGCGATCTTCGCGAAGTTCTGCATGAGTTGCTGCCGCACGTCGAATCCATCGACCGCAGCGAGTGGCTCGATTCCATCGACAAATTAAAGGGCGACGCGGCCGTGCGCGACATCCAGAACCTTCCCGACAGCGGACATCTCTACGCCGCGCACGTGATCAACGATCTGTGGCGCGAGACCCGCGACGTAGAAACCGTCGTAGTCACCGACGTCGGCCAGCACCAGATGTGGGAAGCGCAATACTACAAGCACGAAAAAGCGCGCAGTCTGATCACCTCCGGCGGCCTGGGAACGATGGGCTTCGCCTTACCCGCCGCCATCGGCGCCAAGGTCGCGCGGCCGGAAGCCGAAGTGTGGGTCGTGGTGGGCGATGGCGGCTTCCAGATGACGTTGTGCGAACTCGCGACCATTGTCCAGGAAAAGTTGAAAGTGAACATCGCCATCATCAACAACGGCTTCCTAGGCATGGTGCGCCAGTGGCAGGAATTTTTCTACGAGCGCAACTACGCCGCGACGCCGCTCCTGAATCCGGATTTCGCAAAGCTAGGCGAAGCGTACGGCATCAAGAGCATGACCGTGAGCGGGCGCTCGCAGGTCGTGCCTTCGGTGCATCAGGCGCAGCAGCACGATGGCCCGGTGCTCATCAACTTCCGCGTCGAGCAGGAAGACACGGTCTATCCCATGGTCGCGGCAGGAGCATCGCTGCACGAAATGATCCGCCGCCCCAGCAAAATAGTGGAAACCGCAGGGGACGAATAA
- a CDS encoding cupin domain-containing protein, translating to MYHVRQENLPFVGSSHEFIGAEQGNAAVSVFLFHGKPGSGPGPHRHPYDEIQFIREGRGVWTVNGQTFEGGAGDIFVIKAGEIHSFKAVGDSPLVQFDIHLSPRFIQENL from the coding sequence ATGTATCACGTCCGCCAGGAGAACCTGCCCTTTGTTGGTAGTTCGCACGAGTTTATCGGAGCTGAGCAGGGCAACGCTGCTGTTTCGGTGTTCCTGTTCCACGGAAAACCCGGATCGGGGCCGGGGCCGCACCGCCATCCCTATGACGAAATCCAGTTCATTCGTGAAGGCCGCGGAGTGTGGACCGTAAACGGCCAAACCTTCGAGGGCGGCGCGGGAGACATCTTCGTCATCAAGGCTGGCGAGATCCACAGCTTCAAAGCGGTCGGCGATTCACCGCTGGTGCAATTCGATATTCACCTCAGTCCCCGCTTCATCCAGGAAAATCTCTAG